One region of Brassica napus cultivar Da-Ae chromosome A10, Da-Ae, whole genome shotgun sequence genomic DNA includes:
- the LOC106387779 gene encoding NAC domain-containing protein 87-like yields the protein MAIVVEEGMVLNHGGEELVDMPPGFRFHPTDEELITCYLKKKVLDSRFTAVAMGEADLNKCEPWDLQKRAKMGEKELYFFCQRDRKYPTGLRTNRATESGYWKATGKDKAIFKGKGCLVGMKKTLVFYRGRAPRGEKTNWVMHEYRLEGKYSYHNLPKSARDEWVVCRVFHKNNPATTTQQMTRIPCEDLTRMNSLDNIDHLLDFSSLPPLMDPSFTGQPEQHDFKPINPPTYDISSPIQPHHFNSSYQSIFDHQGFGSASGSGSSYNNNKEMIKMEHSLVSVSQETCLSSDVNAATTTEVSSVPAMKQEMSMMGVMNGSKSYDDLCDLRGILWDY from the exons ATGGCGATTGTGGTGGAAGAAGGCATGGTGTTGAATCATGGAGGTGAAGAGCTTGTTGATATGCCACCTGGATTCAGGTTTCATCCAACAGATGAAGAGCTCATAACGTGCTATCTCAAAAAGAAGGTCTTAGACAGCCGTTTCACGGCTGTGGCTATGGGAGAGGCCGATCTCAACAAGTGCGAGCCCTGGGATTTGCAAA AGAGGGCAAAGATGGGGGAGAAAGAATTATACTTCTTCTGTCAAAGGGACAGGAAGTACCCGACCGGGCTAAGGACGAACCGTGCCACCGAGTCCGGGTATTGGAAAGCGACCGGGAAGGACAAGGCGATCTTCAAAGGCAAAGGTTGTCTCGTTGGGATGAAGAAAACACTTGTGTTTTATAGAGGAAGAGCTCCACGAGGTGAAAAGACTAATTGGGTCATGCATGAGTATCGTCTTGAAGGCAAATATTCTTATCACAATCTCCCCAAATCCGCGAGG GACGAGTGGGTCGTGTGTAGGGTTTTTCACAAGAACAATCCTGCTACGACAACCCAACAAATGACGAGAATACCCTGTGAAGATCTCACAAGAATGAATTCTCTAGATAACATTGACCATCTCCTAGACTTCTCATCTCTTCCTCCCCTCATGGATCCGAGTTTCACGGGCCAACCCGAACAACACGACTTCAAACCCATCAACCCTCCAACCTACGACATCTCATCACCAATCCAACCTCATCACTTCAACTCTAGTTACCAATCAATCTTTGACCACCAGGGTTTTGGTTCTGCTTCTGGTTCCGGTTCTTCATATAACAACAACAAGGAGATGATCAAGATGGAGCACTCGCTTGTTAGTGTATCTCAAGAAACCTGCCTGAGCTCAGATGTGAATGCAGCCACGACCACGGAGGTATCTTCGGTTCCGGCAATGAAGCAAGAGATGAGTATGATGGGAGTGATGAATGGTAGCAAGTCTTATGATGATCTATGTGACTTAAGAGGGATCTTATGGGACTACTGA